CTTATTTTGGGGAGAGGATGATAGAAAAACCAGAGTCATGCTGTAGAACCTGCGGAATCAACAGAGAGCTTTATCATGAGTCTGTAAAGCAGGAACGGATTACTCGTGAAGCAGTCTGGAATCTTACGGAAGCCCTGGAACGATTGTTGCCCCGTAAATCGCCAAACGAAGGAGGTTCCGCTTCGTTGTGAATAGAAACAATAAGCTAGAACAGTTAGATGACCGTACGCTGTTACTCAATCTGTGGCTCACACAAGGTATCGTTCTTTTGATTGCCCTACTAGGGTCATGGTTTCTTTATACGAAAACAGAATTTTGGCAGCTTCTATTAACGATGCACCCTTCTTATCTTGGCTATGCAGTTCTTTTGATCGTCCTTGTTGTGGCTAGTAATATTATTATAGAAAAAACAGTTCCGCCAAGCTGGGTAGATGATGGTGGAATGAATGAACGGATTTTTCGTTCTCTTTCGATTCCAACTACGTTTTTACTCTGTGTAGCTGTAGGGATTAGTGAGGAATGGCTTTTTCGCGGTGTAATTCATGAGTTGATAGGTAATGTGTGGACAAGTATACTCTTCACAGCGATTCATTTTCGATATTTACAAAAACCTATTCTCATTGGAATGGTGTTTCTAACAAGCTATTTACTAGGCATACTTTTTACCTGGACCAATAGTCTGATCACAGTTATGTTTGTTCATGCTACTATCAATTTCGTCCTTGCTTTATTTTTAAAGTATAAGGCAAGCTCGATACATTCACAGGAAGATATGTAACACGAAGGGGAGGAAATAAGATGGAAGGTAGAGATGGAGACAAGCAAATAGCAGAGCAGCAGGATACCCTGCTTGGCTTACCTCCTAGAAAAACGAGGATCAAAAATAAAAAACAAGCACAAAAGAAGCAAGCAACAAGTCTCATAAGCGAAGAAAAACAAGCAGCAAAGAGTGAGAACGAAGAATCTAAGGAGCAAGTAAAGGCCTCGTCCACACTCGCTAGTGGAGGTGGATGGAAAATCATTGTTCCGTTAGCAGGAGCAGTAGTCGTGGCAGGTGTTTTATTCATCTGGAAGGAGATGAATTCGACACAACCGGCATTAATTTTTAGTGGGCACCAGACGCGGACAGATGCGATTGCTTCAGGAACAGGAGTTTCCGTTACAGAACCTGAACCTCTAAATAGGGAGGGGACAGATCCGGCAAATGTTGCAAAGCCTGAAATGCAGCCGCAGCTAGAGGATAAGAAACCAGCGAATAATGCAGTCCTTGGGCAGGAAGGGGATAAAGGTGGTTTAGGTACAGAGGCTACCGTTGCCTCTACGGCTAAATCTACCGTTAAACCTACTAGTACCTCGGCCCCAACTACTAATAAAACTACCGCTGAGCAGAAAACTAGCCCAACTTCAGTTCCAGCTTCAAACAAGCCTGAAGCAACGGTAAGTGAGGAAAAACCTGCAAAAAAAATAAAAAGTAAATTGTATAAAGTTAAAAGAGGAGATAATTTACATAAGATTTCCCGTGCTTACTATGGAAATAATAATGGAGTAAAACGAATCGCAACTTTTAATGGTCTTAATACAGAAGCCCCATTAATAGAAGGAAAAACACTTTACATTCCTGTAGATTAGTGAAAGATAATCATGTTAATCGCCTAAAATGGTTACTCTAGATAGAGAAACCGTTAGGAGGGACTCATGATTTACGACACCATCGTGATTGGAGGCGGAATTGCTGGTTTACAAGCAGCAATTCAGCTCTCGCGAAGCTTACATAAGGTTTTAGTTATTGACAAAAAATCAGGGAGATCAACCTTAGCCCGTAAATACCGAAACATTTTGGGTTATCCAGAGGGTGTCAGTGGAATGCAACTGAGAACGCAGGGAGAAATAATGGCCAAGCGTTTTGGAGCCGCATTTATTCAAGATGAAGCAACATTTTGTGAGCAGAATCAGGAGCATATTTTCTGCGTAACCACAAGAGAACATAAGGAACCCTTTATGGCAAAGACTTTACTTATTGCCACGGGAATTACTGACCCTTTGCCAGAGATTCCAGGGTTGGTGGAATGCCTAGGGGAATCCATTTACATTTGCCCTGATTGTGATGGCTATGAAGTCCAGCAAAAGCGTACAGTCGTAATTGGTTCGGGCAAGCAAGCCTTGCAAATGGCACAGGAATTAAAATACTACACACAAGATATCATGGTTATTAATCATTCGCTAACATCGCTGGATAAGGAGGATCAAATCAGGGCTAATGAATGGGGGAACTATTATAGAGAGGGTGAGATCGTCTCTATAGAACAGCAGAACGGTCATTTGTCATCAATAAATTTACGCTCTGGTGAAGCAATTTCAGTAGAACGAGGTTTTTTAGCTTTTGCCGGAGCACATGTTAATTCAGACCTACTACAAGCTTTTCAAATTCAACTTTTACCCCAAGGACATATTCAGGTAGATCCACGAACCAAGGAAACGAATCATCGCAATATCTGGGCAGCTGGAGACGTCAATGCTCACTCTCAACAGGTTACAATCTCAATGGGAGACGGCTCTCAGGCTGCTATTTGGATACACAAGCGATTATTGGAGCTGGCACAAGAATAAAGATCGCCATAAGATGGGCTTATGATATGACGTTATAATCTTCCGCACTTGATGAGAAACGATGATGAACAGGCGTCGGGAAAAAGCTCATAAGTTTTCTGGAAGCAGTAACGTCATTTTTTTTGTCCCATGCATATTGTGGATTATGAGATCATATTGAACAGGATCAATGAGTTGTATAAATACATATCAGTTGGGTATATTTTTTTTACATGAAACGAACTGCTAGAATATTACGTATAGGTATATAATTGAGCCTGGCCTAGTTGTTATTCTTTCTTTGAAGGTAAAATTTCTGACAATAATACCTTGGTTTTCCACTAGATTGACGATTTATGTCGGAAAGAGAGTAGTAGGAAAAACTTCAATATCTATGTTCTTGTCTCACAATGTGGTATTATACAAGAATGGATGAATTATATTTACAGCAGGATTATAGCTTAAAGGGAGTTTGTCTAGTAAGAATGAAATAGATATTTTTGTACGCCAGGTTATTCTATTTATAGATGTATGTACGGAACTATTACAGGCTTCTTAACATACGTTGTAATAGGACTGGATGGTGAGGAGGGACAGTCATGCGAGTTGAACGCCTTGGCCAAGACAAGATAAGAATTTTTTTAACCTTTGACGATCTTACGGAGCGAGGTATTGAAAAGGAAGACATGTGGCGTGACATTCCTAAAGTTCATGAGCTTTTTAATGATATGATGGAGCAGGCTTATGATGAGCTTGGATTTGAAATATCTGGTCCGGTTGCTGTAGAAGTCTTTGCTTTACCTGCCCAAGGAATGGTAGTCATTGTCACTCGTGGCAAAACAGGAATCACTGCTGAAAAAGATGAAGAAGATGATGTATACGAAATGGAAGTTACTTTAGAAGAGAGTGACTTAATCATATATGCTTTCCGCGATTTTGAACATGTCGTAGAGGTAGCTCACAGAATTAATGCCTTTTTAACATATGGAGGTAGCTTATATTCTTATCAGGATAAATACTACCTTGTTTTAGAGGATGTAGAGCTTGAACAAGAGCGTTACCAGCATCTCATTGCGATTTTATCGGAATATGGTGAGGCAAATCCTATTACTGTATATGTGTTAGAAGAATACGGAAAGTCGATCATGCCTGATGACGCTGTTAAAGAAATCGCTCGATATTTTCGTTAATAAGAAGAGAAGGACACCTATGTGCGTAAGTTATAAGGTGTCCTTCTTTTTTATGCAGTCATTTTTTATTGGATACCGGCAAATAAGTCGGTTTCTTTTTCTGTAGGCTGATAGTTGGGCAAGTTATGCCATGCCAATAGATAATAATTAGTGGTTGGTACGTTTTTATAATCATGAGAGGTTATACCTGGAAAGACTCGCTCGACAGATAAATGCTGGGTTTTATGTGCTAGTAAGGCTTTCGCTATCTGCTCTCTGTAGGGCTTTTGATCGATGATAGTTGTAATATCCTCCAATGAATCGCCATTGGTAGGTGTCCCGTTTTTACTCGTAAAGGGAGCTGTTAACGGGATGGTTGCATGATATAGCTTACGAACGCTTGAAGAATCGTCCAGCAGGTGATCCACAACATACTGAGTAGCCTTCGACATCGCGATATGATCAGGATGACCTGATATCCCATGCGGAGCAAACGTAATTAAAATTTGTGGTTGTTCCTCATCAATCATTGCTTTTATATGGGCAGCAAGCTCTTGTATGGGAGAAGTGTCTACCAGTTTATCTTCATAATCTAATACCGCAACCCGATCTACACCTAAGATGTCACAGGCATGGCGTAATTCGGCTTCTCTATAGGCGGGTAGCTCCTCAGGTGTGCATAGTGGTGGTGTCCCTGCTTTACCTGCCTGACCTCTCGTAGCACACAGAAGAGTTTGACGTACATTCGCTTGGTCCTTATAGAATGCAATCGTGGCACCGGAGGCAAATGTCTCGTCGTCTGGATGTGCATATATTAGTAGAATTCCTTTTTGTGTTGTCAACAAATTCACACTCCTAATAGCCTTTTCTAATTGTTATTATGACATAGGTTCTCCCAATCGAATACAAAAGAAAGCACATTTCAGAGCAAGTAACCCTTTTCATTTTAGTAAAAGAGGAGTATGCTTTGGCTGTAGGAAAGTTTAGTGACAAGCGAGAATTTCTGTTTTTTCTAGAAAGTTCTTATAAATAAGGAAAAAGCAGAATTTTTACTTCTCTTTCAGGTATTGAGCGTGTATACTGAACGATGGATTTACTGAACATAACTTTTTGAGGTGATTATACAATGGGGAATCACGAAATGGTAACCAACAACACTGAGACTGCGCAACAAAAAGAAAGTTTGAATCTTTTGGCTTCGACGCAGACGGTGATTAAGGAAGCACTAGAAAAACTAGGTTACCAAGAGTCGATGTACGAACTGTTAAAGGAGCCTTTGCGAGTCCTGACTGTTCGCATCCCAGTTCGAATGGACAATGGCGAGACTAAAGTGTTCACAGGCTATCGTGCCCAACACAACGACGCTGTTGGTCCAACAAAAGGCGGCATACGTTTCCATCCAGAAGTTACAGAGGATGAAGTGAAAGCGCTTTCTATTTGGATGAGCTTGAAAGCTGGAATTGTTGATTTGCCTTATGGTGGAGGAAAAGGTGGAATTATTTGTGATCCGCGTGAAATGTCCTTCCCAGAATTAGAGCGTCTTAGCCGCGGTTATGTACGCGCTATCAGTCAACTAGTTGGACCAACGAAAGACATTCCTGCTCCAGACGTATTTACCAATTCACAAATCATGGCTTGGATGATGGATGAGTATAGCTGCATTCGTGAGTTTGACTCTCCAGGATTTATTACAGGTAAACCTATTGCATTAGGTGGGTCTCATGGTCGTGAAACTGCTACAGCAAAGGGAGTAACGATCTGCATTCGAGAAGCTGCTAAGAAAGTAGGTATCAACCTGGAAGGTGCTCGCGTGGTTGTACAAGGCTTTGGTAATGCAGGAAGCTATTTGTCTAAATTCATGCATGATGCAGGTGCTAAAGTGGTAGGTATTTCTGATGCTTATGGTGCTCTATACGATCCAAATGGTTTGGATATTGATTACCTTTTAGATCGTCGTGATTCCTTTGGTACTGTTACCAAACTATTTACTAATACCATTTCCAATAAAGAACTATTGGAATTGGATTGCGATATTCTTGTACCGGCTGCTATTGAAAACCAAATTACAGCCGATAATGCACATAACATCAAAGCTTCTATTGTAGTAGAAGCAGCCAATGGACCAACTACTTTGGAGGCTACAAAAATTTTGACAGAACGCGGCATTTTGTTAGTGCCTGACGTACTTGCTAGCTCTGGCGGTGTAACAGTATCGTACTTCGAGTGGGTACAAAACAACCAAGGTTACTATTGGACAGAAGAAGAAGTGGAAGAGAAGCTAGAACGTGTAATGGTGCGTTCGTTTGAAAACGTCTATCAGACTTCTCAAACACGCCGTGTAAATATGCGCTTAGCTGCTTACATGGTAGGCGCTCGTAAGATGGCGGAAGCATCACGTTTCCGCGGATGGGTGTAAGCTAAATGAAGAGCCTTCTTGGTTTAATGCCAAGAAGGCTTTTTTTCTTATCATTTTAATGAGCAAGGATGGGGAACGGGTAGAGCAAACCAAAACAGCCACTCAGAAAGGAAATATCCTACTTCTACGTGGCTGTTACGAATATACACTAAGCTTTTAGTGATCGAAGCAATCTTGCAATTTAGTTGAATCAACGGTTTGCTGCAAGGCTACCAACAGCTTCAGACGAGCCTTTTGTCCATTTAATCCGTTTGAAAAGA
The nucleotide sequence above comes from Brevibacillus laterosporus LMG 15441. Encoded proteins:
- a CDS encoding CPBP family intramembrane glutamic endopeptidase, yielding MNRNNKLEQLDDRTLLLNLWLTQGIVLLIALLGSWFLYTKTEFWQLLLTMHPSYLGYAVLLIVLVVASNIIIEKTVPPSWVDDGGMNERIFRSLSIPTTFLLCVAVGISEEWLFRGVIHELIGNVWTSILFTAIHFRYLQKPILIGMVFLTSYLLGILFTWTNSLITVMFVHATINFVLALFLKYKASSIHSQEDM
- a CDS encoding LysM peptidoglycan-binding domain-containing protein produces the protein MEGRDGDKQIAEQQDTLLGLPPRKTRIKNKKQAQKKQATSLISEEKQAAKSENEESKEQVKASSTLASGGGWKIIVPLAGAVVVAGVLFIWKEMNSTQPALIFSGHQTRTDAIASGTGVSVTEPEPLNREGTDPANVAKPEMQPQLEDKKPANNAVLGQEGDKGGLGTEATVASTAKSTVKPTSTSAPTTNKTTAEQKTSPTSVPASNKPEATVSEEKPAKKIKSKLYKVKRGDNLHKISRAYYGNNNGVKRIATFNGLNTEAPLIEGKTLYIPVD
- a CDS encoding NAD(P)/FAD-dependent oxidoreductase, with amino-acid sequence MIYDTIVIGGGIAGLQAAIQLSRSLHKVLVIDKKSGRSTLARKYRNILGYPEGVSGMQLRTQGEIMAKRFGAAFIQDEATFCEQNQEHIFCVTTREHKEPFMAKTLLIATGITDPLPEIPGLVECLGESIYICPDCDGYEVQQKRTVVIGSGKQALQMAQELKYYTQDIMVINHSLTSLDKEDQIRANEWGNYYREGEIVSIEQQNGHLSSINLRSGEAISVERGFLAFAGAHVNSDLLQAFQIQLLPQGHIQVDPRTKETNHRNIWAAGDVNAHSQQVTISMGDGSQAAIWIHKRLLELAQE
- a CDS encoding genetic competence negative regulator gives rise to the protein MRVERLGQDKIRIFLTFDDLTERGIEKEDMWRDIPKVHELFNDMMEQAYDELGFEISGPVAVEVFALPAQGMVVIVTRGKTGITAEKDEEDDVYEMEVTLEESDLIIYAFRDFEHVVEVAHRINAFLTYGGSLYSYQDKYYLVLEDVELEQERYQHLIAILSEYGEANPITVYVLEEYGKSIMPDDAVKEIARYFR
- a CDS encoding PIG-L deacetylase family protein — encoded protein: MLTTQKGILLIYAHPDDETFASGATIAFYKDQANVRQTLLCATRGQAGKAGTPPLCTPEELPAYREAELRHACDILGVDRVAVLDYEDKLVDTSPIQELAAHIKAMIDEEQPQILITFAPHGISGHPDHIAMSKATQYVVDHLLDDSSSVRKLYHATIPLTAPFTSKNGTPTNGDSLEDITTIIDQKPYREQIAKALLAHKTQHLSVERVFPGITSHDYKNVPTTNYYLLAWHNLPNYQPTEKETDLFAGIQ
- a CDS encoding Glu/Leu/Phe/Val family dehydrogenase, yielding MVTNNTETAQQKESLNLLASTQTVIKEALEKLGYQESMYELLKEPLRVLTVRIPVRMDNGETKVFTGYRAQHNDAVGPTKGGIRFHPEVTEDEVKALSIWMSLKAGIVDLPYGGGKGGIICDPREMSFPELERLSRGYVRAISQLVGPTKDIPAPDVFTNSQIMAWMMDEYSCIREFDSPGFITGKPIALGGSHGRETATAKGVTICIREAAKKVGINLEGARVVVQGFGNAGSYLSKFMHDAGAKVVGISDAYGALYDPNGLDIDYLLDRRDSFGTVTKLFTNTISNKELLELDCDILVPAAIENQITADNAHNIKASIVVEAANGPTTLEATKILTERGILLVPDVLASSGGVTVSYFEWVQNNQGYYWTEEEVEEKLERVMVRSFENVYQTSQTRRVNMRLAAYMVGARKMAEASRFRGWV